In one Streptomyces sp. T12 genomic region, the following are encoded:
- a CDS encoding succinate dehydrogenase/fumarate reductase iron-sulfur subunit: protein MKLTLRVWRQKNADAEGAMSTYEVDGISSDMSFLEMLDTLNEELILKGEDPVAFDHDCREGICGACSLVINGDAHGPERTTTCQLHMRSFKDGDTIDIEPWRASAFPVIKDLVVDRSAFDRIIQAGGYITAPTGAAPEAHATPVPKPDADFAFEHAECIGCGACVAACPNGAAMLFTSAKINHLNVLPQGAPERETRVLDMVAQMDDEGFGGCTLTGECATACPKGIPLMSITGMNKEWLRATRKVKR from the coding sequence CGACGCCGAAGGCGCCATGTCCACGTACGAGGTGGACGGGATCTCCTCCGACATGTCCTTCCTGGAGATGCTCGACACCCTCAACGAGGAGCTCATCCTCAAGGGCGAGGACCCGGTCGCCTTCGACCACGACTGCCGTGAGGGCATCTGCGGTGCGTGCTCGCTCGTGATCAACGGCGATGCGCACGGGCCCGAGCGGACGACCACGTGTCAGCTGCACATGCGGTCGTTCAAGGACGGCGACACGATCGACATCGAGCCGTGGCGGGCGTCGGCGTTCCCGGTGATCAAGGATCTGGTCGTCGACCGGTCCGCGTTCGACCGGATCATCCAGGCCGGTGGGTACATCACCGCGCCGACCGGCGCGGCCCCCGAAGCGCACGCCACGCCGGTGCCGAAGCCGGACGCCGACTTCGCCTTCGAGCACGCCGAGTGCATCGGGTGCGGGGCGTGTGTCGCCGCGTGCCCGAACGGGGCGGCGATGCTGTTCACCTCCGCCAAGATCAACCATCTCAACGTGCTGCCGCAGGGGGCTCCCGAGCGGGAGACGCGGGTGCTCGACATGGTGGCGCAGATGGACGACGAGGGCTTCGGCGGCTGCACGCTCACCGGTGAGTGCGCCACCGCCTGCCCCAAGGGCATCCCGCTCATGTCCATCACCGGCATGAACAAGGAGTGGCTGCGGGCCACGCGGAAGGTGAAGCGGTAA
- a CDS encoding GNAT family N-acetyltransferase: MTGVLTVERPPQPTAPTRYTVGLARNEEDVRAAQRLRHDVFAGEMGALLSTPQPGHDIDAFDAYCDHLLVREEVSGQVVGTYRLLPPERAAVAGRLYSEGEFDLTRIDALRPNLVEVGRSCVHPDHRDGAVISLIWAGIARYMVDRGHEWLAGCCSIPLADGGTLAAGTWDRVQAKHLAPEEYRVRPLRPWQPTAPAPATRTELPALLRGYIRLGAWVCGEPAHDPEFGVADMYVLLSMRRVNARYLRHFLSLVPA, translated from the coding sequence ATGACCGGCGTACTGACCGTCGAACGTCCCCCGCAGCCCACGGCACCCACCCGCTACACCGTCGGCCTCGCCCGCAACGAGGAGGACGTGCGCGCCGCCCAGCGGCTGCGGCACGACGTCTTCGCCGGCGAGATGGGAGCCCTGCTGTCCACCCCGCAGCCGGGCCACGACATCGACGCCTTCGACGCGTACTGCGACCACCTGCTGGTCCGCGAGGAGGTGTCCGGACAGGTCGTCGGCACCTACCGGTTGCTGCCGCCGGAGCGCGCCGCGGTGGCGGGCCGCCTGTACTCCGAGGGCGAGTTCGACCTCACCCGCATCGACGCCCTGCGCCCGAACCTCGTCGAGGTCGGCCGCTCCTGCGTCCACCCCGACCACCGCGACGGCGCCGTCATCAGCCTCATCTGGGCCGGCATCGCCCGCTACATGGTCGACCGCGGGCACGAGTGGCTGGCCGGCTGCTGCTCGATCCCGCTGGCCGACGGCGGCACGCTCGCCGCCGGGACCTGGGACCGGGTGCAGGCCAAGCACCTGGCTCCGGAGGAGTACCGCGTACGGCCGCTGCGCCCCTGGCAGCCGACCGCCCCCGCGCCCGCCACCCGCACCGAACTCCCGGCCCTCCTGCGCGGCTACATCCGCCTCGGCGCCTGGGTCTGCGGCGAGCCCGCGCACGACCCGGAGTTCGGGGTCGCCGACATGTACGTGCTGCTGTCGATGCGCCGGGTCAACGCGCGCTATCTGCGGCACTTCCTCTCCCTCGTCCCGGCGTGA
- a CDS encoding 1-acyl-sn-glycerol-3-phosphate acyltransferase, producing the protein MSTHSLGALGLPTATTLTAGATATPAASAHPAEAATLWRPSAPCTPHACVHVTGPARALPLAVLRIAAVLALLVAGFLVTPLGGRIPAGLVRRWCLWVVRASGVRVRIDGGAAPDGGLLLVANHVSWLDIPLLAAVRPARMLAKSEIRQWPVAGWLTARSGALFIDRDRIRALPETVGRIAEALRAGEAVALFPEGSTWCGRAQGHFRRAAFQAALDAGVPVQPVRLRYLTAQGAPSTAAAFVGEDSLLTSVWRVVRARELAAEAEVLEPVAPGSRPDRRSLARAAEDSTLLGARQVQSPGPPRTAPFPAPGVVRTAPVTDAEQQPPAPSREAVTA; encoded by the coding sequence ATGAGCACCCACTCCCTCGGCGCCCTGGGTCTGCCCACGGCGACCACTCTCACGGCCGGGGCGACCGCCACACCGGCCGCGAGCGCCCACCCCGCCGAGGCGGCGACCCTCTGGCGGCCCAGCGCCCCCTGCACGCCGCACGCGTGCGTGCACGTGACGGGACCGGCCAGGGCGCTACCACTGGCCGTCCTGCGGATCGCGGCGGTCCTGGCCCTGCTGGTGGCCGGGTTCCTGGTCACCCCGCTCGGCGGCCGGATACCCGCGGGACTCGTCCGACGCTGGTGTCTGTGGGTCGTACGGGCCTCGGGTGTCCGCGTACGGATCGACGGCGGCGCCGCGCCCGACGGCGGGCTGCTGCTCGTCGCCAACCACGTCTCCTGGCTGGACATCCCGCTGCTCGCCGCCGTGCGCCCGGCCCGGATGCTCGCCAAGTCGGAGATCCGGCAGTGGCCGGTGGCGGGGTGGCTGACCGCTCGCAGCGGCGCCCTGTTCATCGACCGGGACCGTATCCGCGCCCTGCCCGAGACGGTGGGCCGGATCGCCGAGGCGCTGCGGGCCGGCGAAGCGGTCGCCCTGTTCCCCGAGGGCAGCACCTGGTGCGGCCGTGCCCAGGGCCACTTCCGCCGGGCCGCCTTCCAGGCAGCCCTCGACGCGGGCGTCCCCGTCCAGCCGGTCCGCCTGCGCTACCTGACGGCCCAGGGCGCGCCCAGCACGGCGGCCGCCTTCGTCGGCGAGGACTCGCTGCTCACCTCCGTGTGGCGGGTGGTGAGGGCACGCGAGCTGGCCGCCGAGGCGGAGGTACTGGAGCCGGTCGCGCCGGGCAGCCGCCCCGACCGCCGCTCGCTGGCCCGGGCGGCCGAAGACTCCACGCTCCTCGGGGCGCGGCAGGTCCAGAGCCCCGGCCCGCCCCGCACCGCGCCCTTCCCGGCTCCCGGTGTGGTCCGCACGGCACCCGTCACCGACGCCGAACAGCAGCCGCCGGCCCCGTCGCGCGAGGCCGTTACGGCATGA